In the genome of Diorhabda carinulata isolate Delta chromosome Y, icDioCari1.1, whole genome shotgun sequence, one region contains:
- the LOC130902970 gene encoding uncharacterized protein LOC130902970, whose product MENLNQDAIIIILGDFNIDLASNHFYSIKLNDLIAKHGIYQLIDKYTRVTRISSTKIDLLLTNQKNINYEVLTTPKITDHSIITVDLKSKYIEKRKEKSYRNYKSMDVMGFQLKLMDMAWPQSQDTNKLAECLIDNLLCALNQFAPERTVVYTEKFGDKKWWNEEISNEIKLRYHLYQRAIVTKADEDWNNYRQQRNRVVSMIRNTKTNYFNDKIDLLKDDPTEMWKTIKKLINSKTNEGPKPEIIFDNKRITGKEISEQFNIFFLDSIKEIVKNNNQNEIVSNIEVKCVMEKFKILEMADLRKIVKKMKNKESNTDGITVQILKYGFEAIGDKFLKIINSSIEKGIFPNSWKNSMVIPVEKVKGTIK is encoded by the coding sequence ATGGAAAACCTGAACCAGGAtgcaattattataattttgggTGATTTCAATATAGACCTGGCAAGTAATCACTTTTATAGTATTAAACTTAATGATCTAATCGCAAAGCATGGTATCTACCAGCTGATTGATAAGTATACTCGAGTAACAAGGATATCATCCACAAAAATTGATCTTCTTCTCACAAACCAAAAGAATATTAACTACGAAGTACTAACAACCCCTAAAATTACCGATCATTCAATTATTACAGTAGATcttaaaagtaaatatattgaaaaacgtaaagaaaaaagttatagaaacTACAAATCTATGGATGTAATGGGATTCCAACTTAAACTTATGGACATGGCATGGCCTCAGTCACAAGACACAAACAAATTAGCTGAATGTTTAATCGATAATCTACTATGTGCACTAAATCAGTTTGCTCCAGAAAGAACAGTGGTATATACGGAAAAATTTGGAGATAAGAAGTGGTGGAATGAAGAGATAAGTAATGAAATTAAACTAAGATATCATCTATATCAAAGAGCCATAGTAACAAAAGCTGATGAGGACTGGAACAATTATAGACAACAAAGAAACAGAGTTGTATCAATGATCAGAAATACgaaaactaattatttcaatgaTAAGATTGACTTGTTGAAGGACGACCCCACAGAAAtgtggaaaacaataaaaaaacttataaattccAAAACAAATGAGGGACCTAAACccgaaataatatttgataataaacgaATCACAGGTAAAGAAATAAGTGaacaatttaacatatttttcctAGACAGTATTaaagaaatagtgaaaaataataatcaaaatgaaattgtaagtaaTATAGAAGTTAAATGCgtaatggaaaaatttaaaattttagaaatggcAGATCTacgaaaaatagtaaaaaagatgaaaaataaagaaagtaaTACTGATGGTATCACggtacaaatattaaaatacggGTTTGAAGCAATAGGAgacaaatttcttaaaataattaacagCAGCATAGAGAAGGGAATTTTTCCAAACTCTTGGAAGAACAGTATGGTCATCCCAGTTGAAAAAGTTAAGGGTACTATTAAATGA
- the LOC130902969 gene encoding uncharacterized protein LOC130902969 — translation MGNSPQEIDLRCAHNNLVKRSIIEQLQTLFHQHNQLIILFKTALDLMPSDNHKIVIRADKTPAGQHTRRFNAPTIDEVAIVVVGENLESRDIVLHRRNDQLQRIKETHRSYDALQYPIIFWQGEDGYDFSTKMINPITGSETNKKVSSMNYYSYRLMIRENEDNHILKCRRLYHKYVVDMYVKIETERLTFIRLNQTKLRSEEYIHLRDAINTDGNAQNVGRMTILPATYIGSPRHMHEYAQDAMSYVRHYGTADLFITFTCNPQWIEIKQELFSGQSPIDRHDITATVFRQKLKSLMDFIVKHNVFGETRCWMYSVEWQKRGLPHAHILIWLVEKIRPNEVDAVISAEIPDVQVDPGLHEVVIKHMIHGPCGTLNQNSPCMMDGKCSKRYPRTLISETITGNDGYPLYRRRSTADNGKSTIVKLNQQDIEIDNRWIVPYSPILLKTFKAHINVESCHSVKSIKYICKYVTKGSDMAVIGIGAENSNDEVTQYQMGRYVSSNEAVWRIFSFPIHEKHPSVVHLAVHLENGQRVYFTTQNAVQRAAQPPSTTLTSFFETCQNDDFAQTLLYSEMPKYYTWNQSSRRFIRRKQGKPVPGYTDIYSTDAIGRIYSVHPSNDECFYLRLLLVNVRGATSFQQLRTVDGELCGSCPVRSLSTFAIT, via the exons atgggcaaTTCACCACAAGAAATTGATCTGCGTTGTGCACATAACAATTTAGTAAAGAGGTCTATTATAGAacaattacaaactttatttcatcaacacaatcaattgattatattgtttaaaactgCCCTGGATCTGATGCCATCcgataatcacaaaattgtaaTCAGAGCTGATAAAACACCTGCAGGTCAACATACAAGACGTTTTAATGCACCAACTATTGATGAAGTTGCTATCGTTGTAGTTGGAGAAAACTTGGAATCCcgtgatattgttttacatcgTCGGAATGATCAATTACAACGTATAAAGGAAACACACCGCTCATATGATGCACTGCAATATCCCATTATATTTTGGCAAGGTGAAGATGGCTacgatttctcaacaaaaatgataaatcccattacag gttctgaaaccaacaaaaaagtCAGTTCAATGAACTATTATTCATACCGCCTAATGATTCgggaaaatgaagataatcacatattgaaatgtcggcgattatatcacaaatatgttgttgacatgtatgttaaaattgaaacggAGAGATTAACATTCATCAGGTTGAATCAAACCAAACTCCGATCTGAAGAGTATATTCACCTTCGAGATGCGATTAATACTGATGGAAATGCACAGAATGTCGGTCGGATGACTATTCTTCCAGCAACATACATCGGAAGCCCTCGGCATATGCACGAATATGCTCAAGATGCCATGTCGTATGTTCGTCATTATGGTACAGCAGATTTGTTCATCACATTTACATGCAATCCGCAATGGATAGAAATCAAGCAGGAGTTATTCTCTGGGCAATCACCCATTGATCGTCATGATATTACAGCCACAGTCTTTAGACAaaagttgaaatcattaatGGATTTCATCGTAAAACATAATGTGTTTGGTGAGACACGCTGCTGGATGTATTCTGTGGAGTGGCAGAAACGAGGATTGCCACATGCACACATTTTGATTTGGTTGGTTGAAAAGATAAGGCCAAATGAAGTTGATGCAGTGATATCAGCTGAAATCCCTGATGTACAAGTAGATCCTGGATTACATGAGGTAGTTATCAAACACATGATACATGGTCCCTGTGGAACTCTTAATCAAAATTCACCGTGTATGATGGATGGTAAATGTTCAAAACGATATCCACGGACATTAATATCGGAAACAATTACTGGTAATGACGGTTATCCATTGTATCGTCGCAGATCGACAGCAGACAATGGAAAAtcaacaattgtcaaattaaatcaacaagatattgaaatagataatcGTTGGATTGTTCCATATTCACCCATTTTATTAAAGACATTCAAAGCACACATCAACGTTGAATCTTGCCATTcagtgaaatcaattaaatacatttgcAAATATGTAACCAAAGGGAGTGATATGGCTGTGATTGGAATTGGTGCAGAGAATTCCAATGATGAAGTTACCCAATACCAAATGGGCCGCTATGTCAGTAGTAATGAAGCAGTTtggcgaatattttcttttcctattcatGAGAAACACCCTTCTGTTGTTCACTTAGCTgtgcatttagaaaatggacaaaGAGTGTATTTTACAACACAGAACGCAGTACAAAGAGCTGCTCAGCCACCATCTACTACATTAACCAGTTTTTTTGAGACATGCCAAAACGATGATTTCGCACAAACATTGCTATATTCtgaaatgccaaaatattataCCTGGAATCAATCCTCAAGGAGATTTATACGAcggaaacaaggaaaaccaGTTCCAGGATATACAGATATATATTCCACCGATGCGATTGGCCGGATTTATTCAGTACATCCAAGCaatgatgaatgtttttatttacgacTGCTATTAGTCAATGTACGTGGCGCAACATCATTCCAACAGTTACGAACTGTTGATGGTGAATTGTGTGGATCCTGTCCTGTGAGAAGCCTGTCAACGTttgcaattacttga